GTTTGGTGGTTTTAGGTTGGATTCGTTTTGCGAATCTCGATAGATTCTATTCACATAGAGTATTAAAACACTTATCGTTTATATTGTAAAATTTTTCTCGAATATTCACACGTCTGTCAAAATTACTATGGAATTAAAGGAATATAAGGACGTAACGTCGAAAGGAGACGGACAAATGTTGCCGAACTTCTCGACGAATATAGTATTGAATATCTGATAGGAAGCGGGAAAACGGTGGCGCGCAGCGACCGCGCGCGATCGGCCACGGGGGTTGGGGCCGGCGGCAAGCAGGGTAGCGAAGGAAGGAAACGCAGACGAAGAGAAGTCGATCCGTCGCGGACGAGAACCGCGGGAGTCAGTGCGGCCGAGTGAGTCAGCGAGGGCCTACACGGCGTCGGGGCCGGTCGTCGAGGTGCGGATCTGACAGGCCGACTCGACGGGGAGGACGAATATCTTCCCGTCGCCGGGTTCCCCGGTGTTGGCGCCGTCCTGAATCGCGTCGACGACCTCCTGGGCGGGGATGTCGGCGACGACGCACTCGATCTTCACCTTCTGGTGGAGATCGACCGTGTACTCCTCTCCGCGCCACTGTCCCTTCTTCGCCGGCTGAGAGCCCCGCCCCGAGACGTTCGTCACCGTCAGCGACGGCGCGCCCGCCTCCGCGAGTGACTGCTTCACGTCGCCGAGTTTGTCGGGACGGATGTACGCCATCACCATCTTGATCCCGGTGTCGTCTGCGGAGTCACTCATCGGCGCTCACCCCCGAACCGTCGGCAGAGGCGTCCCCAGGGGTCGCACCCCCGTCGGTACGGAGTTCGCCGCCGTCGGTGGCGACGGTGCTGTCGCGGCGTTCGTTCGGGATGAACTCGGGGTAGACCGAGACGCCGTGTTCGC
This portion of the Halobellus litoreus genome encodes:
- a CDS encoding P-II family nitrogen regulator; this translates as MSDSADDTGIKMVMAYIRPDKLGDVKQSLAEAGAPSLTVTNVSGRGSQPAKKGQWRGEEYTVDLHQKVKIECVVADIPAQEVVDAIQDGANTGEPGDGKIFVLPVESACQIRTSTTGPDAV